The Chitinophagales bacterium genome has a window encoding:
- a CDS encoding MBL fold metallo-hydrolase — protein sequence MLYTQSFVFNPFQENTYIIYNEKNQCWIIDPGMNNNIEISHFFSFIEENKLIPQAIINTHAHIDHIFGVAAVKDRYKIPFGLHEKDLPVLKGAAGSAMLFGFDFNTTPEPDFFIDENKLIAVGNDKLHVLFVPGHSPGSVAFYYPEGKWAIAGDVLFSGSIGRTDLPGGNHNQLLTSIRTQLFTLPGETVIFSGHGPATKVSIEQQSNPFLVA from the coding sequence ATGTTATACACGCAATCTTTTGTTTTTAATCCGTTCCAGGAGAATACATATATCATATACAATGAAAAAAATCAGTGTTGGATCATAGATCCCGGCATGAACAATAACATTGAAATCAGTCATTTTTTCAGTTTTATTGAAGAAAACAAACTCATTCCACAAGCAATTATCAATACACATGCACATATCGACCACATCTTCGGCGTTGCAGCAGTAAAAGACCGCTATAAAATTCCTTTCGGTCTGCACGAAAAAGATTTACCAGTACTAAAAGGGGCCGCAGGCTCGGCTATGTTGTTTGGATTTGACTTTAATACTACACCTGAACCTGATTTCTTTATTGATGAAAACAAGTTGATAGCTGTTGGCAATGATAAGCTCCATGTACTCTTCGTTCCCGGGCATTCGCCGGGTAGTGTTGCCTTCTATTATCCTGAGGGTAAATGGGCTATTGCCGGCGATGTTTTATTCTCGGGCAGCATCGGCCGTACCGATTTGCCGGGAGGCAACCATAATCAATTGCTTACCAGCATCCGCACCCAGCTTTTTACATTGCCTGGAGAAACCGTAATATTCTCAGGACATGGCCCGGCCACTAAGGTCTCTATTGAACAACAAAGCAATCCCTTTCTTGTTGCCTAA